One window from the genome of Pantoea cypripedii encodes:
- the sseA gene encoding 3-mercaptopyruvate sulfurtransferase gives MTAPLFVSADWLNEHCTEETLQVLDARMLPPGQEAVRNIQAEYLAGHLPNAPFFDIEALSDHTSPYPHMMPRAEAFAVAMRELGVSQDKHLVVYDEGNLFSAPRAWWMLRAFGCLNVSILAGGLAGWKAAGYAVASGPVSLAEGEFEAKYDASQVKRLTDVLLVSHEGGSQIVDARAANRFNAEVDEPRPGLLRGHIPNSLNVPWNNLVVNGALKPAAELRSEFDKAGVKLDQPVIASCGSGVTAVVVILALTSLGVRDVTLYDGSWGEWGSRDDLPIEK, from the coding sequence ATGACAGCTCCCCTGTTTGTGTCCGCTGATTGGTTAAATGAACATTGCACCGAGGAAACCCTGCAGGTGCTGGATGCCCGTATGCTGCCACCCGGCCAGGAAGCCGTGCGTAATATCCAGGCCGAGTATCTGGCAGGCCATCTGCCCAACGCCCCCTTCTTTGATATCGAAGCCCTGTCCGATCACACCAGTCCCTATCCGCATATGATGCCGCGAGCCGAAGCCTTTGCGGTGGCGATGCGCGAGCTGGGCGTCAGCCAGGATAAACATCTGGTGGTATATGATGAAGGTAACCTGTTTTCCGCGCCCCGGGCGTGGTGGATGCTGCGCGCCTTTGGCTGCCTTAACGTGTCGATTCTGGCGGGAGGCCTGGCGGGCTGGAAAGCAGCGGGTTACGCCGTTGCCAGCGGTCCGGTTTCTCTGGCAGAAGGCGAGTTTGAGGCGAAATACGACGCCAGCCAGGTGAAACGTCTGACCGATGTACTTCTGGTAAGCCATGAAGGGGGATCGCAGATTGTCGATGCCCGTGCTGCGAACCGCTTTAACGCTGAAGTTGATGAACCCCGCCCCGGCCTGTTACGTGGGCATATCCCTAACAGCCTTAACGTGCCGTGGAATAATCTGGTGGTCAATGGCGCGCTCAAGCCTGCGGCTGAATTGCGCAGCGAGTTTGATAAAGCGGGTGTGAAACTGGATCAACCGGTGATTGCCAGCTGCGGTTCAGGTGTGACGGCAGTGGTGGTGATTCTGGCGCTGACGTCGCTCGGCGTGCGTGATGTCACCCTGTACGACGGCTCCTGGGGCGAATGGGGCAGCCGCGACGATTTGCCGATCGAAAAATAA
- the sseB gene encoding enhanced serine sensitivity protein SseB — protein MSNRLEEVLKLAATEPAHRPEFFQLLLEADIWVPGESSAQQFDATTPIDLQHWEKEEGGSVIPFFTSEQAMSAAIKDEQAYLRLPARTLFEMTLGETLFLNPKLPVGKEFSPGEIAHLLGEEGSALSQQTVLEGGHALLLSEVAEPPAQMIDSLTQLFAKYKQVRRAYIASIREQAGDAPNLLIGIEADSDIEQIIQAAGSVATDTLTDDAPIDLCEVVSGEHGVSHFFTAHITPFYERRWGSFLRDFKGSQRII, from the coding sequence ATGAGTAACCGTCTTGAAGAGGTGCTGAAGCTGGCGGCCACTGAGCCTGCGCACCGTCCGGAGTTTTTTCAGCTGTTGCTGGAGGCGGATATCTGGGTGCCGGGTGAAAGCAGCGCGCAACAGTTCGATGCCACCACGCCGATTGATCTGCAGCACTGGGAAAAAGAAGAGGGCGGTAGCGTCATTCCGTTTTTCACGTCTGAACAGGCGATGAGTGCAGCGATCAAGGATGAACAGGCTTACCTGCGCTTGCCGGCGCGGACCTTGTTCGAAATGACGCTGGGTGAAACCCTGTTCCTCAACCCGAAGCTACCGGTAGGGAAAGAGTTTTCACCCGGTGAGATTGCGCATCTGCTGGGAGAGGAGGGCAGTGCGCTCAGCCAGCAAACGGTGCTGGAAGGTGGGCATGCTTTGCTGCTTTCTGAAGTCGCCGAGCCGCCTGCTCAGATGATCGACTCACTGACGCAGTTGTTTGCCAAATATAAACAGGTGCGCCGCGCGTATATTGCCAGCATCCGTGAACAGGCGGGCGACGCACCGAACCTGCTGATTGGCATCGAGGCGGATAGCGATATTGAACAGATTATTCAGGCGGCAGGCAGTGTGGCGACCGATACGCTCACTGATGATGCGCCGATTGATCTTTGTGAAGTGGTGAGCGGCGAGCATGGCGTGAGCCATTTCTTTACCGCCCATATCACGCCATTTTATGAACGTCGCTGGGGCAGTTTCCTGCGCGATTTCAAAGGCAGTCAGCGGATTATCTGA
- the ndk gene encoding nucleoside-diphosphate kinase, which produces MAIERTFSIVKPNAVAKNVIGAIYNRFESAGFKIVGAKMLHLTKEQAEGFYAEHKGRPFFDGLVEFMTSGPVVVSVLEGENAVQRHRDLMGATNPDNALAGTLRADYADSFTENATHGSDSAESAAREIAYFFAENEVCPRTR; this is translated from the coding sequence ATGGCAATCGAACGTACTTTCTCAATCGTTAAACCGAACGCCGTCGCTAAGAACGTGATTGGTGCTATCTACAACCGTTTTGAAAGCGCGGGCTTCAAAATCGTTGGCGCAAAAATGCTGCACCTGACCAAAGAGCAGGCTGAAGGCTTCTACGCTGAGCACAAAGGCCGTCCGTTCTTTGATGGTCTGGTTGAATTCATGACCTCTGGTCCGGTTGTGGTTTCTGTTCTGGAAGGCGAAAACGCCGTTCAGCGTCACCGTGATCTGATGGGTGCAACCAACCCGGACAACGCGCTGGCCGGTACTCTGCGTGCTGACTATGCTGACAGCTTCACCGAGAACGCGACCCACGGTTCAGATTCTGCAGAATCAGCTGCCCGTGAAATCGCTTACTTCTTCGCTGAGAACGAAGTCTGCCCGCGCACTCGCTAA
- the pepB gene encoding aminopeptidase PepB, producing MTTQPMTITLSSQAADARWGEKALLSSNDSGMTLHLTGADALLSIQRAARKLDGQGIRHVALSGEDWDLEKCWAFWQGYRGPKGSRQVEWPTLSEHDQSEFDRRLKIVDWVRNIINLPAEDLSPEQLAHGAIDLISDVGGNAVSYRITKGEDLREQGYLGIHTVGRGSTRPPVLLALDYNPGGDENTPVYACLVGKGITFDTGGYSLKQSSFMDSMKSDMGGAATVTGALALAISRGLNKRVKLYLCCADNMVSGNAFRLGDIIRYRNGKTVEVMNTDAEGRLVLADGLIDASAQNPELLIDAATLTGAAKTALGNDYHALFTFDDVLAQSLLGSAAGENEAFWRLPLAEFHRSHLPSNFADLNNIASPAHSAGASSAAAFLSHFVSKYQQGWLHIDCSATYRKSAVEQWSAGATGLGVRTIANLLLK from the coding sequence ATGACAACACAACCGATGACAATTACGCTCAGCTCCCAGGCCGCCGATGCGCGCTGGGGTGAAAAAGCGTTGCTGAGCAGCAATGACAGTGGCATGACTCTTCACCTCACCGGCGCAGATGCGTTGCTGAGTATCCAGCGCGCGGCGCGCAAACTTGATGGCCAGGGCATTCGCCACGTCGCCTTAAGCGGCGAAGACTGGGATCTGGAAAAATGCTGGGCATTCTGGCAGGGCTACCGTGGTCCGAAAGGCTCCCGTCAGGTGGAATGGCCCACGCTGAGTGAGCATGATCAGAGCGAATTTGATCGTCGCCTGAAGATTGTTGACTGGGTGCGCAACATCATCAACTTACCGGCGGAAGACCTCAGCCCGGAACAGCTGGCACACGGCGCGATTGACCTGATCTCTGACGTGGGTGGTAATGCCGTGAGCTACCGCATCACGAAAGGCGAAGATCTGCGCGAGCAGGGCTACCTGGGGATCCATACGGTAGGCCGTGGTTCGACCCGCCCGCCGGTTCTGCTGGCACTGGATTACAATCCAGGCGGCGATGAAAATACCCCGGTATATGCCTGTCTGGTGGGCAAAGGGATCACCTTTGATACCGGCGGTTACAGCCTGAAGCAGAGCAGCTTTATGGATTCCATGAAATCGGACATGGGCGGTGCGGCCACCGTGACTGGTGCACTGGCGCTGGCCATTTCCCGTGGGCTGAACAAACGTGTGAAGTTGTATCTGTGCTGCGCCGACAACATGGTCAGCGGCAATGCGTTCCGTCTGGGCGATATTATTCGTTATCGCAATGGCAAAACGGTTGAAGTGATGAACACCGATGCGGAAGGTCGTCTGGTGCTGGCTGATGGCCTGATCGACGCCAGCGCACAAAATCCTGAGTTGCTGATCGATGCAGCGACACTGACCGGAGCAGCGAAAACCGCCCTCGGCAATGATTACCATGCGCTGTTCACCTTTGATGACGTGCTGGCTCAGTCGCTGCTGGGCAGTGCTGCCGGTGAAAACGAAGCGTTCTGGCGTCTGCCGCTGGCGGAGTTCCACCGCAGCCATCTGCCGTCAAACTTTGCTGATCTGAATAACATCGCCAGCCCGGCTCATTCTGCCGGTGCCAGCAGTGCAGCGGCGTTCCTGTCGCATTTCGTCAGCAAATATCAGCAGGGCTGGCTGCATATCGACTGCTCAGCGACTTATCGCAAAAGCGCTGTGGAACAGTGGTCAGCAGGCGCAACCGGCCTCGGTGTGCGTACCATCGCCAACTTGTTACTGAAATAA
- the ispG gene encoding flavodoxin-dependent (E)-4-hydroxy-3-methylbut-2-enyl-diphosphate synthase, whose product MHNEAPIIRRKSTRIYVGKVPVGDGAPIAVQSMTNTRTTDVAATVNQIKALERVGVDIVRVSVPTMDAAEAFKLIKQQVNVPLVADIHFDYRIALKVAEYGVDCLRINPGNIGNNERIRQVVDCARHYNIPIRIGVNAGSLEKDLQEKYGEPTPQALLESAMRHVDHLDRLNFDQFKVSVKASDVFLAVESYRLLAKAIDQPLHLGITEAGGARAGAVKSAIGLGLLLSEGIGDTLRISLAADPVEEVKVGYDILKSLRIRSRGINFIACPTCSRQEFDVIGTVNALEERLEDIITPMDVSIIGCVVNGPGEATVSTLGVTGGNKKSGFYEDGVRQRDRLDNQDMIDQLEARIRAKASMLDESRRINVQQLEK is encoded by the coding sequence ATGCATAACGAAGCACCCATTATCCGTCGCAAATCAACGCGGATTTACGTCGGCAAGGTGCCAGTCGGCGACGGTGCGCCTATTGCCGTTCAGTCGATGACCAACACCCGCACCACGGATGTTGCTGCCACAGTCAATCAGATCAAAGCGCTGGAGCGCGTGGGCGTTGATATCGTCCGTGTTTCAGTGCCGACTATGGACGCGGCTGAAGCTTTCAAACTGATTAAGCAACAGGTTAATGTGCCGCTGGTAGCGGATATTCACTTTGACTATCGCATCGCACTGAAAGTCGCTGAATATGGCGTGGATTGTCTGCGTATTAATCCAGGCAATATCGGCAATAACGAGCGTATCCGCCAGGTGGTGGATTGCGCGCGTCACTACAATATTCCGATCCGTATCGGTGTGAATGCCGGTTCGCTGGAAAAAGATTTGCAGGAAAAGTACGGTGAGCCCACGCCGCAGGCGCTGCTCGAATCTGCAATGCGCCATGTGGATCACCTCGATCGTCTCAACTTTGATCAATTCAAAGTCAGCGTCAAAGCCTCCGATGTCTTCCTTGCGGTTGAATCCTATCGTCTGCTGGCGAAAGCTATCGATCAACCTCTGCATCTCGGCATCACCGAGGCGGGTGGCGCGCGTGCGGGTGCAGTGAAATCCGCCATTGGTTTAGGCTTGCTGCTGTCGGAAGGTATCGGTGATACGCTGCGTATCTCGCTGGCTGCCGATCCGGTGGAGGAGGTCAAAGTCGGTTATGACATCCTCAAGTCTCTGCGTATCCGTTCCCGCGGCATCAACTTTATCGCCTGTCCGACCTGTTCACGTCAGGAGTTCGACGTGATTGGCACGGTAAACGCACTGGAAGAGCGCCTCGAAGATATCATCACGCCGATGGATGTCTCGATCATTGGTTGCGTAGTGAATGGACCCGGCGAAGCCACGGTCTCCACGCTGGGCGTCACCGGTGGCAACAAAAAGAGTGGTTTCTACGAAGATGGTGTACGTCAGCGTGACCGTCTGGATAACCAGGACATGATCGACCAGCTGGAAGCGCGTATCCGCGCTAAGGCGTCAATGCTGGACGAAAGCCGTCGCATCAACGTGCAGCAGCTGGAAAAATAA
- the pilW gene encoding type IV pilus biogenesis/stability protein PilW has product MSKGLPAVVLAGFVVTGCVSEPTRQGAADIRLQLGLHYLAVKDFSAAQRNLLRAQQAAPQDYRVPLALARVAQAQQNIAQTRWYYQRAQQLAPANGYVANNYGAFLCGLRQYDESHQQFKLAADAQEPDAHQDALLFSGYCYLQAGDYAAARKQLTDALDAAPQLGNQLLTEAERQSEQQAWDKVSLLLEIYHLKLPASADSLGLQIRFAAQQGNAADVTRYGDRLARSFPQSIQYQRYLANEY; this is encoded by the coding sequence ATGAGTAAGGGATTACCCGCAGTTGTGTTGGCTGGCTTTGTTGTAACCGGGTGTGTCAGTGAACCCACGCGTCAGGGTGCAGCAGATATTCGCCTGCAGCTTGGATTGCACTATCTGGCAGTGAAAGATTTTTCGGCAGCGCAGCGTAATTTGCTGCGAGCACAACAGGCTGCGCCGCAGGATTATCGCGTACCACTGGCGCTTGCACGCGTGGCTCAGGCGCAGCAGAATATCGCGCAAACACGTTGGTACTACCAGCGTGCGCAACAACTGGCCCCGGCCAATGGTTATGTGGCTAACAATTACGGTGCGTTTCTCTGCGGTTTGAGGCAGTATGACGAATCGCATCAACAGTTTAAGCTGGCGGCTGATGCGCAGGAACCCGATGCCCATCAGGATGCATTGCTGTTTTCGGGCTATTGTTACCTGCAAGCTGGCGATTATGCCGCAGCACGGAAGCAATTAACCGACGCACTGGATGCAGCACCGCAGCTGGGCAATCAACTGCTGACGGAAGCGGAAAGGCAATCTGAACAGCAGGCGTGGGACAAGGTTTCACTGCTCTTAGAGATTTACCACCTTAAGCTGCCTGCCAGTGCCGACAGCTTGGGTTTACAGATACGTTTCGCCGCGCAACAGGGAAACGCTGCTGACGTTACACGTTATGGCGACCGGTTGGCGCGAAGTTTTCCACAATCGATACAGTACCAGCGTTATTTAGCTAATGAATACTGA
- the bamB gene encoding outer membrane protein assembly factor BamB has protein sequence MELRKYLLPGLISVTLLSGCSLFSGEEDVVKMAPLPKVENQFTPQTAWSTSVGDGVGDFYSNLHPAWQDGTVYAADRFGVVKALDASNGKEKWKVNLSEKTGFFSKNISALLSGGVTVNGDRVYIGSERGQVFALNTSDGSIAWQTKVAGEALSRPVVSDGLVLIHTSNGQLQGLDQASGAIKWSVNLDMPALSLRGESAPAVAFGGAIVGGDNGRVSAVIMNQGQLIWQQRISQPSGATEIDRLNDVDTTPVIVNGVVYALAYNGDLTALDLRSGQILWKREIGGVKDLIVDAGRIYLVDQNDRVDALNADGGVAIWRQSELLHRNLTSPVLFNGYLVVGDSEGYVHWINTLDGRFVAQQKLDSSGFQTEPVVAGDKLLIQSKDGEVYAITR, from the coding sequence ATGGAATTACGTAAATACCTGCTGCCAGGGCTGATTTCAGTCACTCTGCTCAGCGGTTGCTCGCTGTTCAGCGGCGAAGAAGATGTAGTGAAAATGGCCCCGCTGCCGAAAGTAGAAAATCAGTTTACGCCGCAGACTGCGTGGAGCACATCCGTAGGTGATGGTGTGGGTGATTTCTACTCCAACCTGCATCCGGCCTGGCAGGATGGCACTGTCTACGCTGCTGACCGTTTTGGCGTGGTGAAAGCCCTCGATGCCAGCAACGGCAAAGAAAAATGGAAAGTGAACCTCTCTGAGAAGACCGGCTTCTTCTCGAAAAATATCTCAGCACTGCTGTCAGGTGGCGTCACCGTAAACGGCGATCGTGTCTACATCGGCAGTGAGCGTGGTCAGGTTTTTGCACTGAACACCAGCGATGGCAGCATCGCCTGGCAGACTAAAGTTGCCGGTGAAGCGTTATCTCGCCCGGTCGTCAGTGATGGTCTGGTACTGATTCATACCAGCAACGGTCAGTTGCAGGGGCTGGATCAGGCAAGTGGTGCCATCAAGTGGAGCGTTAACCTCGATATGCCAGCGCTGTCACTGCGTGGTGAATCGGCTCCGGCGGTTGCCTTTGGTGGTGCCATTGTTGGCGGCGACAACGGTCGCGTCAGCGCGGTGATCATGAACCAGGGGCAGCTGATTTGGCAGCAGCGTATTTCGCAGCCGAGCGGTGCCACTGAAATCGACCGTTTGAATGACGTCGATACGACGCCAGTCATCGTTAATGGCGTGGTTTACGCGCTGGCTTACAACGGCGATCTGACGGCGCTGGATCTGCGCTCTGGCCAGATCCTGTGGAAACGCGAAATTGGTGGTGTGAAAGATCTGATCGTTGATGCCGGTCGTATCTACCTGGTCGATCAGAATGACCGTGTTGATGCGCTGAACGCCGACGGTGGCGTGGCTATCTGGCGTCAGAGCGAGCTGCTGCACCGCAACCTGACTTCACCGGTGCTGTTCAATGGCTACCTGGTGGTCGGTGACAGCGAAGGTTATGTGCACTGGATCAACACGCTGGACGGCCGCTTTGTGGCGCAGCAGAAACTCGACAGTTCCGGCTTCCAGACCGAACCGGTCGTCGCGGGCGATAAGTTGCTGATCCAGTCGAAAGACGGTGAGGTTTACGCGATTACCCGTTAA
- the hisS gene encoding histidine--tRNA ligase — translation MAKNIQAIRGMNDYLPADTAIWQRIEGTLKQVLASYGYSEIRLPIVEQTPLFSRAIGEVTDVVEKEMYTFEDRNGESLTLRPEGTAGCVRAGIEHGLLYNQEQRLWYMGPMFRYERPQKGRYRQFHQMGAEVFGLQGPDVDAELIMMTARWWKALGIAGHVQLELNSIGSLDARANYRDALVAFLEQHKDVLDEDCKRRMYTNPLRVLDSKNPDIQKLLNDAPTLGDFLDEDSRAHFSGLCALLDDAGISYTINQRLVRGLDYYNRTVFEWVTSALGSQGTVCGGGRYDGLVEQLGGRATPAVGFAMGMERLVLLVQAVNPEFEPTRIVDVYVIASGQGVQSAAMQLAEKLRDADPQLKLMTNFGGGNFKKQFARADKWGARIALVLGEDEVKTGQVVIKDLRTGDQQTLAQSEASATLRTLLP, via the coding sequence GTGGCGAAGAATATTCAAGCGATTCGCGGGATGAACGATTACCTGCCTGCGGATACCGCGATCTGGCAACGTATCGAAGGCACGCTCAAGCAGGTGCTGGCCAGCTATGGTTACAGTGAAATCCGCCTGCCGATCGTTGAGCAGACCCCGTTGTTCAGCCGCGCGATTGGTGAAGTCACCGACGTGGTTGAAAAAGAGATGTACACCTTTGAGGATCGCAATGGCGAAAGCCTGACACTGCGTCCGGAAGGGACAGCAGGTTGCGTGCGCGCCGGTATTGAACACGGTTTACTGTATAACCAGGAGCAGCGCCTGTGGTACATGGGGCCGATGTTCCGCTACGAACGTCCGCAGAAAGGCCGTTATCGTCAGTTCCACCAGATGGGCGCAGAAGTTTTTGGCCTGCAGGGACCGGATGTTGACGCCGAGCTGATCATGATGACCGCACGCTGGTGGAAAGCGCTGGGTATTGCCGGGCACGTCCAGCTGGAGCTGAACTCCATCGGTTCGCTCGACGCGCGTGCCAACTACCGCGATGCGCTGGTTGCCTTCCTCGAACAGCATAAAGACGTGCTGGACGAAGACTGCAAACGCCGCATGTATACCAATCCGCTTCGCGTACTCGATAGCAAAAACCCGGATATTCAAAAGTTGCTGAATGATGCGCCGACGCTGGGTGACTTCCTTGATGAAGACTCCCGCGCGCACTTCAGCGGCTTGTGTGCGTTGCTGGATGATGCTGGCATCAGCTACACCATTAACCAACGCCTGGTGCGTGGTCTCGACTATTACAACCGTACCGTGTTTGAGTGGGTGACCAGTGCGCTGGGTTCCCAGGGCACCGTGTGCGGCGGCGGCCGTTACGATGGTCTGGTTGAACAGCTGGGAGGACGTGCGACACCGGCTGTCGGTTTTGCCATGGGTATGGAACGTCTGGTGCTGCTGGTGCAGGCAGTTAATCCGGAATTTGAACCGACGCGCATTGTTGATGTCTATGTTATCGCTTCGGGGCAGGGCGTACAGTCCGCTGCGATGCAACTGGCGGAAAAATTGCGTGATGCAGACCCACAGCTGAAGCTGATGACTAACTTCGGTGGTGGTAACTTCAAGAAGCAGTTTGCCCGTGCAGACAAGTGGGGCGCGCGCATTGCGCTGGTGCTGGGCGAAGATGAAGTGAAAACCGGCCAGGTGGTGATTAAAGACCTGCGTACCGGCGATCAGCAGACGCTGGCCCAGAGTGAAGCCAGTGCTACGTTGCGCACGTTGTTGCCGTAA
- a CDS encoding YfgM family protein encodes MEVYSNENEQVDVLRRFFANNGKALAVGVVIGIAALGGWRFWASHQAGNDRAASAQYQQLTSAMQADKPQTLEAVASFASENNNTYGALASLDLAKQYVETDQLDKAIALLQSGLKDTKDANLQAVINLRLARIQLQQNQADAALSTLNNVKGDGWTAIVADIRGEALLSKGDKQGARDAWSKGAESQASPALKQMLQMKMNNLS; translated from the coding sequence GTGGAAGTTTACAGCAACGAAAACGAACAGGTTGATGTACTGCGCCGCTTTTTTGCCAACAATGGCAAAGCACTGGCGGTAGGCGTTGTCATCGGTATCGCAGCACTTGGCGGCTGGCGTTTTTGGGCCAGCCATCAGGCCGGTAACGACAGAGCAGCCTCAGCGCAGTATCAGCAACTGACCAGCGCCATGCAGGCTGACAAGCCGCAAACGCTGGAAGCCGTTGCCAGTTTTGCCAGTGAAAACAACAACACCTATGGTGCGCTGGCCTCGCTGGATCTGGCTAAGCAGTATGTTGAAACCGATCAGCTGGACAAAGCTATCGCTCTGCTGCAGAGCGGGCTGAAAGATACCAAAGATGCCAACCTGCAGGCGGTGATTAACCTGCGTCTGGCACGCATTCAACTGCAACAAAATCAGGCCGATGCCGCACTTTCTACCCTCAACAATGTTAAGGGTGATGGCTGGACAGCTATCGTAGCGGACATTCGTGGTGAAGCACTGCTGAGCAAAGGCGATAAGCAGGGCGCGCGTGATGCCTGGAGCAAAGGTGCGGAGTCACAAGCTTCTCCGGCACTGAAGCAAATGCTGCAGATGAAGATGAATAACTTAAGTTAA
- the rodZ gene encoding cytoskeleton protein RodZ, with the protein MNTEATQEKSAVHSTGERLRLAREQMGLTQQNVAERLCLKLSTVRDIEEDKSPADLASTFLRGYIRSYARLVHVPEDDLLPMMAKQAPVRAAKIEPMQSFSLGKRRKKRDGWLMIFTWLVIFVVIGLTGAWWWQNHKASQEDLVSMADQNGSSSDNSQSIALGDNSGSDTPADADTNAAGTPVDNGAGAVTTPNNNTSAPAATSNASAPAATSSAPAAAGSDNAVVAPSQAPVDTTPPPATSPAPANSVAGQLPTGSAGVSQTSADPNALVMNFNADCWLEVTDATGKKLFSGLQRSGGKLSLSGQAPYRLKIGAPAAVQVQYQNQPVDLSRFIRNNQVARLTVGAQ; encoded by the coding sequence ATGAATACTGAAGCCACTCAAGAGAAATCTGCAGTACATTCCACAGGTGAACGCCTGCGTCTGGCCCGTGAGCAGATGGGGCTGACCCAGCAAAACGTCGCTGAACGCCTGTGCCTGAAACTTTCAACCGTGCGCGACATTGAAGAGGATAAATCGCCTGCTGATTTAGCGTCGACGTTCCTGCGCGGTTATATTCGCTCCTATGCCCGTCTGGTTCATGTACCGGAAGATGACCTGCTGCCGATGATGGCAAAACAGGCACCGGTTCGTGCGGCCAAAATCGAGCCTATGCAGAGCTTCTCGTTGGGTAAACGACGCAAGAAACGTGATGGCTGGCTGATGATTTTCACCTGGCTGGTGATCTTCGTCGTGATCGGCCTGACCGGTGCCTGGTGGTGGCAGAATCATAAAGCTTCACAGGAAGATTTGGTGTCGATGGCCGATCAAAACGGCAGCAGCAGCGACAACAGCCAGTCGATTGCGCTGGGTGATAACAGCGGCAGCGACACGCCAGCTGACGCCGACACCAACGCCGCAGGCACGCCGGTTGATAACGGTGCCGGTGCGGTTACTACCCCGAACAACAATACCAGCGCGCCTGCTGCGACCAGCAACGCGTCTGCTCCCGCGGCGACCAGCAGTGCCCCAGCTGCCGCGGGCAGCGACAACGCCGTGGTCGCACCCAGCCAGGCTCCGGTCGATACCACACCGCCTCCGGCCACTTCTCCGGCCCCGGCTAATAGCGTTGCGGGTCAGTTGCCGACCGGCAGCGCGGGTGTCAGCCAGACGTCAGCCGATCCCAATGCGCTGGTGATGAACTTCAATGCGGATTGCTGGCTGGAAGTCACCGACGCCACCGGTAAAAAGCTGTTCAGCGGATTGCAACGTAGCGGCGGTAAACTGAGCCTGTCTGGTCAGGCTCCGTATCGTCTGAAAATTGGTGCGCCAGCCGCTGTCCAGGTGCAATATCAGAATCAGCCCGTTGATTTAAGCCGTTTTATCCGTAATAACCAGGTTGCCCGTCTGACAGTCGGTGCGCAATAA
- a CDS encoding bifunctional tRNA (adenosine(37)-C2)-methyltransferase TrmG/ribosomal RNA large subunit methyltransferase RlmN produces the protein MSEQIVTPSSASPVVVSPKNEKINLLDLNRQQMREFFVSLGEKPFRADQVMKWMYHYCCDDFEQMTDINKVLRAKLMQLTEIRAPEVAEEKRSSDGTIKWAIRVGDQLVETVYIPEDDRATLCVSSQVGCALECKFCSTAQQGFNRNLRVSEIIGQVWRAAKIIGAAKVTGQRPITNVVMMGMGEPLLNLNNVVPAMEIMLDDFGFGLSKRRVTLSTSGVVPALDKLGDMIDVALAISLHAPNDTLRDDIVPINKKYNIETFLGAVKRYLAKSNANQGRVTIEYVLLDHVNDSTDDAHQLAELLKDTPCKINLIPWNPFPGAPYGRSSNSRVDRFSKVLMEYGFTTIVRKTRGDDIDAACGQLAGDVIDRTKRTMRKKMAGEAISVKAV, from the coding sequence ATGTCCGAACAGATTGTGACGCCGTCGTCCGCTTCCCCCGTGGTTGTCTCCCCGAAAAACGAAAAAATTAACCTGCTGGATCTTAACCGTCAGCAGATGCGCGAATTCTTTGTTTCGCTGGGTGAAAAGCCCTTCCGCGCCGATCAGGTGATGAAGTGGATGTATCATTACTGCTGCGATGATTTCGAGCAGATGACCGACATCAATAAAGTGCTGCGCGCCAAGCTGATGCAGCTCACCGAGATTCGCGCGCCGGAAGTGGCGGAAGAGAAACGTTCCAGCGATGGCACCATCAAATGGGCAATTCGCGTCGGCGACCAATTAGTCGAAACCGTGTATATCCCGGAAGATGACCGCGCCACGCTGTGCGTCTCTTCGCAGGTGGGATGTGCGCTGGAGTGCAAATTCTGTTCGACGGCGCAGCAGGGCTTTAACCGTAACCTGCGCGTTTCAGAAATTATCGGCCAGGTCTGGCGCGCGGCGAAAATTATCGGTGCGGCTAAGGTCACCGGTCAGCGTCCGATCACCAACGTGGTGATGATGGGCATGGGTGAGCCGCTGCTCAACCTCAACAACGTGGTTCCGGCCATGGAAATTATGCTGGATGACTTCGGTTTTGGCCTGTCTAAACGTCGCGTCACGCTGTCAACGTCGGGCGTGGTACCGGCACTCGACAAACTGGGCGACATGATTGACGTCGCACTGGCTATCTCGCTGCATGCGCCAAACGACACACTGCGCGATGATATCGTGCCAATCAACAAGAAATACAACATCGAAACCTTCCTCGGTGCGGTGAAACGTTACCTGGCGAAATCCAATGCGAACCAGGGACGCGTCACCATTGAGTACGTGCTGCTGGATCACGTCAATGACAGCACGGATGATGCCCATCAGCTGGCTGAGTTGCTGAAAGATACGCCGTGCAAAATCAACCTGATTCCGTGGAACCCCTTCCCGGGCGCACCTTATGGCCGTAGCTCCAATAGCCGTGTCGACCGCTTCTCTAAGGTGTTGATGGAATATGGTTTCACCACCATCGTGCGTAAAACGCGTGGTGATGATATCGACGCCGCCTGTGGTCAGCTGGCCGGTGATGTGATCGACCGCACCAAGCGCACGATGCGTAAAAAGATGGCGGGTGAAGCCATCTCTGTGAAGGCGGTCTGA